Proteins from one Ciona intestinalis unplaced genomic scaffold, KH HT000049.2, whole genome shotgun sequence genomic window:
- the LOC100180942 gene encoding echinoderm microtubule-associated protein-like 2 isoform X3 — protein MNGPSNHVFNMFEGGNEDRIRALEQRVELQEDEITLLKSSLSDVIRRLKDVETSSHYGGMKKPSPLKNTFHPLPSRPHIENSPRPRARPPSPGLRKRIPSSKDDGHKMNGNSGDLRRAPSTDQLNRDNKRSSFRSKKSSGNGKQPTFNAEDASVRMHLKGRPVVLYKPTDIETSYNINSSSALPDNKLKLEWVYGYRGRDCRSNLYSLPTGEIVYFVAAVVVLYDPKDGYQRHYLGHNDDVKCIAIHPDKLKIATGQVAGLELDGREFKHKTCRKPRLPQVHIWDAVSLTTLHVLDSFDRSVACLSFSKADGGAMLGVVDESNDHVLSVWNWQKEVKITEAKSSKDQVLLCEFNPQIQGSIVSCGKNHINFWSLEGGQLVKKQGLFERHEKPKYILCLGFTANGDVISGDSSGNVQVWTKGRKIAQILESAHDGPVFCICAIRDGFITGGKDGGIKKWSENLQTVKQTQLPEESGSVRTIASNDKGQLLVGTKKNSILLGDFEADFQTIVHGHVEELWCLAVHPSKAQFLTGAYDKQLVMWDATNHTSLWFKTFDDGIQSASFYPCDNNIIAVGMTTGRWLILDSSNLELITVHTDGNEQHDVIKFSPDGKFLAIGSHDNMIYIYNVSDDGRKYNKHGKLSGHSSYITHFDWSADSQNIQSNSGDYELLYWDVQSCRQMTSAPSMRDIEWATQSCTLGFTVLGVWPEGADGTDINSVARSTEGKLLASGDDFGKVHLFKYPAVQPRSSSHNYSGHSSHVTSVQFMAGDDRLISTGGQDCSTMQWKVV, from the exons ATGAATGGACCATCAAATCATGTGTTTAACATGTTTGAAG gagGAAATGAAGATAGAATCCGAGCATTGGAGCAAAGAGTGGAGCTGCAGGAAGATGAGATAACTCTTCTAAAATCTTCGTTATCGGACGTGATCAGAAGATTAAAAGATGTTGAAACATCATCTCATTATGGAGGGATGAAGAAACCATCTCCCTTGAAGA aTACATTTCACCCTCTCCCATCTCGCCCCCACATTGAAAATTCCCCTCGACCCCGTGCTAGACCCCCATCACCCGGTCTTCGAAAACGAATCCCATCCTCCAAAGATGACGGTCATAAGATGAATGGAAACTCTGGTGATTTAAG gCGCGCTCCTTCTACTGATCAGTTAAACCGAGATAATAAAAGATCAAGTTTTCGTTCAAAGAAATCAAG tGGAAACGGCAAACAACCAACATTCAATGCTGAAGATGCTTCAGTGAGGATGCATTTAAAAGGACGACcagttgttttgtataaaccaACTGACATAGAAACATCATATAACATCAACTCATCTTCTGCACTACCTGATAATAAATTGAAACTGGAATGGGT GTATGGATATCGTGGAAGAGATTGTCGCTCAAACCTCTATTCGCTACCAACGGgtgaaattgtttattttgtcgCTGCAGTGGTCGTCCTGTATGATCCCAAGGATGGATATCAACGTCATTATCTTGGTCATAATGATGATGTGAAATG CATAGCCATTCACCCGGATAAACTGAAGATAGCAACAGGTCAAGTGGCGGGACTTGAGCTTGATGGAAGG gaattcaaacacaaaacttgtagaaag CCCCGTTTACCACAAGTTCATATCTGGGATGCGGTTAGTCTCACAACTCTTCATGTACTTGACTCATTTGATCGATCAGTTGCTTGCCTCAGCTTCTCAAAGGCT gaTGGTGGAGCAATGTTAGGCGTGGTTGATGAATCCAATGATCACGTACTATCTGTGTGGAATTGGCAGAAAGAAGTGAAAATTACTGAAGCCAAG TCTTCTAAAGACCAAGTATTGCTGTGTGAGTTCAACCCTCAGATCCAAGGAAGTATCGTCAGCTGTGGGAAAAACCACATCAACTTCTGGAGCTTGGAAGGTGGACAACTTGTTAAGAAGCAAGGACTTTTTGAG AGACATGAAAAGCCAAAATACATCTTGTGTCTTGGATTCACAGCAAATGGAGATGTTATATCTGGTGATTCAAGTGGTAATGTACAAGTGTGGACCAAGGGAAGAAAGATTGCCCAGATATTGGAG AGTGCACATGATGGTCCCGTGTTCTGTATATGCGCGATACGTGATGGATTTATTACTGGGGGCAAAGATGGCGGCATCAAAAAGTGGAGCGAAAATCTCCaaactgtaaaacaaacacag TTACCTGAAGAATCGGGTAGTGTTCGTACAATAGCGAGTAACGACAAAGGTCAGTTGTTGGTTGGGACGAAGAAAAATTCGATTCTCCTTGGAGACTTCGAGGCTGACTTCCAAACTATTGTTCAT GGCCATGTTGAAGAACTTTGGTGTCTTGCTGTCCATCCTTCAAAAGCTCAATTCCTCACAGGAGCTTACGACAAACAACTTGTTATGTGGGATGCTACTAACCATACTTCATTATGGTTTAAA ACATTCGATGATGGTATCCAATCAGCTTCCTTCTACCCATGTGACAACAACATCATCGCGGTTGGCATGACAACAGGACGATGGTTGATACTCGACTCATCTAACTTGGAGTTAATTACCGTACATACTGATGGCAACGAACAACATGATGTCATCAAATTCTCACCTG ATGGCAAGTTCTTAGCCATTGGTTCCCATGACAACATGATCTACATCTACAATGTAAGCGATGACGGAAGGAAATATAACAAACATGGGAAGTTATCCGGACATAGCAGTTATATCACGCATTTTGATTGGTCGGCTGATTCTCAAAATATCCAATCAAATTCTGGAGATTATGAGCTTTTGTATT GGGATGTTCAAAGTTGTCGACAAATGACTTCAGCTCCTTCTATGCGAGATATTGAGTGGGCGACACAAAGTTGTACGTTAGGATTCACTGTGTTGG GTGTTTGGCCTGAAGGGGCTGATGGAACGGACATTAACAGCGTAGCTCGTTCTACTGAAGGCAAACTACTCGCTTCAGGTGACGACTTCGGGAAAGtccatttattcaaatatcctgcgGTACAACCAAGG AGTTCCAGCCATAATTACAGCGGACACAGCAGTCACGTGACATCGGTTCAATTCATGGCGGGCGACGATCGTTTGATATCTACGGGTGGACAAGATTGTAGCACTATGCAGTGGAAAGTGGTGTAG
- the LOC100180942 gene encoding echinoderm microtubule-associated protein-like 2 isoform X8: protein MMTSRHRGNGKQPTFNAEDASVRMHLKGRPVVLYKPTDIETSYNINSSSALPDNKLKLEWVYGYRGRDCRSNLYSLPTGEIVYFVAAVVVLYDPKDGYQRHYLGHNDDVKCIAIHPDKLKIATGQVAGLELDGRPRLPQVHIWDAVSLTTLHVLDSFDRSVACLSFSKADGGAMLGVVDESNDHVLSVWNWQKEVKITEAKSSKDQVLLCEFNPQIQGSIVSCGKNHINFWSLEGGQLVKKQGLFERHEKPKYILCLGFTANGDVISGDSSGNVQVWTKGRKIAQILESAHDGPVFCICAIRDGFITGGKDGGIKKWSENLQTVKQTQLPEESGSVRTIASNDKGQLLVGTKKNSILLGDFEADFQTIVHGHVEELWCLAVHPSKAQFLTGAYDKQLVMWDATNHTSLWFKTFDDGIQSASFYPCDNNIIAVGMTTGRWLILDSSNLELITVHTDGNEQHDVIKFSPDGKFLAIGSHDNMIYIYNVSDDGRKYNKHGKLSGHSSYITHFDWSADSQNIQSNSGDYELLYWDVQSCRQMTSAPSMRDIEWATQSCTLGFTVLGVWPEGADGTDINSVARSTEGKLLASGDDFGKVHLFKYPAVQPRSSSHNYSGHSSHVTSVQFMAGDDRLISTGGQDCSTMQWKVV from the exons ATGATGACATCAAGACATCG tGGAAACGGCAAACAACCAACATTCAATGCTGAAGATGCTTCAGTGAGGATGCATTTAAAAGGACGACcagttgttttgtataaaccaACTGACATAGAAACATCATATAACATCAACTCATCTTCTGCACTACCTGATAATAAATTGAAACTGGAATGGGT GTATGGATATCGTGGAAGAGATTGTCGCTCAAACCTCTATTCGCTACCAACGGgtgaaattgtttattttgtcgCTGCAGTGGTCGTCCTGTATGATCCCAAGGATGGATATCAACGTCATTATCTTGGTCATAATGATGATGTGAAATG CATAGCCATTCACCCGGATAAACTGAAGATAGCAACAGGTCAAGTGGCGGGACTTGAGCTTGATGGAAGG CCCCGTTTACCACAAGTTCATATCTGGGATGCGGTTAGTCTCACAACTCTTCATGTACTTGACTCATTTGATCGATCAGTTGCTTGCCTCAGCTTCTCAAAGGCT gaTGGTGGAGCAATGTTAGGCGTGGTTGATGAATCCAATGATCACGTACTATCTGTGTGGAATTGGCAGAAAGAAGTGAAAATTACTGAAGCCAAG TCTTCTAAAGACCAAGTATTGCTGTGTGAGTTCAACCCTCAGATCCAAGGAAGTATCGTCAGCTGTGGGAAAAACCACATCAACTTCTGGAGCTTGGAAGGTGGACAACTTGTTAAGAAGCAAGGACTTTTTGAG AGACATGAAAAGCCAAAATACATCTTGTGTCTTGGATTCACAGCAAATGGAGATGTTATATCTGGTGATTCAAGTGGTAATGTACAAGTGTGGACCAAGGGAAGAAAGATTGCCCAGATATTGGAG AGTGCACATGATGGTCCCGTGTTCTGTATATGCGCGATACGTGATGGATTTATTACTGGGGGCAAAGATGGCGGCATCAAAAAGTGGAGCGAAAATCTCCaaactgtaaaacaaacacag TTACCTGAAGAATCGGGTAGTGTTCGTACAATAGCGAGTAACGACAAAGGTCAGTTGTTGGTTGGGACGAAGAAAAATTCGATTCTCCTTGGAGACTTCGAGGCTGACTTCCAAACTATTGTTCAT GGCCATGTTGAAGAACTTTGGTGTCTTGCTGTCCATCCTTCAAAAGCTCAATTCCTCACAGGAGCTTACGACAAACAACTTGTTATGTGGGATGCTACTAACCATACTTCATTATGGTTTAAA ACATTCGATGATGGTATCCAATCAGCTTCCTTCTACCCATGTGACAACAACATCATCGCGGTTGGCATGACAACAGGACGATGGTTGATACTCGACTCATCTAACTTGGAGTTAATTACCGTACATACTGATGGCAACGAACAACATGATGTCATCAAATTCTCACCTG ATGGCAAGTTCTTAGCCATTGGTTCCCATGACAACATGATCTACATCTACAATGTAAGCGATGACGGAAGGAAATATAACAAACATGGGAAGTTATCCGGACATAGCAGTTATATCACGCATTTTGATTGGTCGGCTGATTCTCAAAATATCCAATCAAATTCTGGAGATTATGAGCTTTTGTATT GGGATGTTCAAAGTTGTCGACAAATGACTTCAGCTCCTTCTATGCGAGATATTGAGTGGGCGACACAAAGTTGTACGTTAGGATTCACTGTGTTGG GTGTTTGGCCTGAAGGGGCTGATGGAACGGACATTAACAGCGTAGCTCGTTCTACTGAAGGCAAACTACTCGCTTCAGGTGACGACTTCGGGAAAGtccatttattcaaatatcctgcgGTACAACCAAGG AGTTCCAGCCATAATTACAGCGGACACAGCAGTCACGTGACATCGGTTCAATTCATGGCGGGCGACGATCGTTTGATATCTACGGGTGGACAAGATTGTAGCACTATGCAGTGGAAAGTGGTGTAG
- the LOC100180942 gene encoding echinoderm microtubule-associated protein-like 2 isoform X5 — translation MNGPSNHVFNMFEDAESDAACQQGDQRGNEDRIRALEQRVELQEDEITLLKSSLSDVIRRLKDVETSSHYGGMKKPSPLKNTFHPLPSRPHIENSPRPRARPPSPGLRKRIPSSKDDGHKMNGNSGDLSGNGKQPTFNAEDASVRMHLKGRPVVLYKPTDIETSYNINSSSALPDNKLKLEWVYGYRGRDCRSNLYSLPTGEIVYFVAAVVVLYDPKDGYQRHYLGHNDDVKCIAIHPDKLKIATGQVAGLELDGREFKHKTCRKPRLPQVHIWDAVSLTTLHVLDSFDRSVACLSFSKADGGAMLGVVDESNDHVLSVWNWQKEVKITEAKSSKDQVLLCEFNPQIQGSIVSCGKNHINFWSLEGGQLVKKQGLFERHEKPKYILCLGFTANGDVISGDSSGNVQVWTKGRKIAQILESAHDGPVFCICAIRDGFITGGKDGGIKKWSENLQTVKQTQLPEESGSVRTIASNDKGQLLVGTKKNSILLGDFEADFQTIVHGHVEELWCLAVHPSKAQFLTGAYDKQLVMWDATNHTSLWFKTFDDGIQSASFYPCDNNIIAVGMTTGRWLILDSSNLELITVHTDGNEQHDVIKFSPDGKFLAIGSHDNMIYIYNVSDDGRKYNKHGKLSGHSSYITHFDWSADSQNIQSNSGDYELLYWDVQSCRQMTSAPSMRDIEWATQSCTLGFTVLGVWPEGADGTDINSVARSTEGKLLASGDDFGKVHLFKYPAVQPRSSSHNYSGHSSHVTSVQFMAGDDRLISTGGQDCSTMQWKVV, via the exons ATGAATGGACCATCAAATCATGTGTTTAACATGTTTGAAG ATGCTGAATCAGATGCTGCATGTCAACAAGGTGATCAAA gagGAAATGAAGATAGAATCCGAGCATTGGAGCAAAGAGTGGAGCTGCAGGAAGATGAGATAACTCTTCTAAAATCTTCGTTATCGGACGTGATCAGAAGATTAAAAGATGTTGAAACATCATCTCATTATGGAGGGATGAAGAAACCATCTCCCTTGAAGA aTACATTTCACCCTCTCCCATCTCGCCCCCACATTGAAAATTCCCCTCGACCCCGTGCTAGACCCCCATCACCCGGTCTTCGAAAACGAATCCCATCCTCCAAAGATGACGGTCATAAGATGAATGGAAACTCTGGTGATTTAAG tGGAAACGGCAAACAACCAACATTCAATGCTGAAGATGCTTCAGTGAGGATGCATTTAAAAGGACGACcagttgttttgtataaaccaACTGACATAGAAACATCATATAACATCAACTCATCTTCTGCACTACCTGATAATAAATTGAAACTGGAATGGGT GTATGGATATCGTGGAAGAGATTGTCGCTCAAACCTCTATTCGCTACCAACGGgtgaaattgtttattttgtcgCTGCAGTGGTCGTCCTGTATGATCCCAAGGATGGATATCAACGTCATTATCTTGGTCATAATGATGATGTGAAATG CATAGCCATTCACCCGGATAAACTGAAGATAGCAACAGGTCAAGTGGCGGGACTTGAGCTTGATGGAAGG gaattcaaacacaaaacttgtagaaag CCCCGTTTACCACAAGTTCATATCTGGGATGCGGTTAGTCTCACAACTCTTCATGTACTTGACTCATTTGATCGATCAGTTGCTTGCCTCAGCTTCTCAAAGGCT gaTGGTGGAGCAATGTTAGGCGTGGTTGATGAATCCAATGATCACGTACTATCTGTGTGGAATTGGCAGAAAGAAGTGAAAATTACTGAAGCCAAG TCTTCTAAAGACCAAGTATTGCTGTGTGAGTTCAACCCTCAGATCCAAGGAAGTATCGTCAGCTGTGGGAAAAACCACATCAACTTCTGGAGCTTGGAAGGTGGACAACTTGTTAAGAAGCAAGGACTTTTTGAG AGACATGAAAAGCCAAAATACATCTTGTGTCTTGGATTCACAGCAAATGGAGATGTTATATCTGGTGATTCAAGTGGTAATGTACAAGTGTGGACCAAGGGAAGAAAGATTGCCCAGATATTGGAG AGTGCACATGATGGTCCCGTGTTCTGTATATGCGCGATACGTGATGGATTTATTACTGGGGGCAAAGATGGCGGCATCAAAAAGTGGAGCGAAAATCTCCaaactgtaaaacaaacacag TTACCTGAAGAATCGGGTAGTGTTCGTACAATAGCGAGTAACGACAAAGGTCAGTTGTTGGTTGGGACGAAGAAAAATTCGATTCTCCTTGGAGACTTCGAGGCTGACTTCCAAACTATTGTTCAT GGCCATGTTGAAGAACTTTGGTGTCTTGCTGTCCATCCTTCAAAAGCTCAATTCCTCACAGGAGCTTACGACAAACAACTTGTTATGTGGGATGCTACTAACCATACTTCATTATGGTTTAAA ACATTCGATGATGGTATCCAATCAGCTTCCTTCTACCCATGTGACAACAACATCATCGCGGTTGGCATGACAACAGGACGATGGTTGATACTCGACTCATCTAACTTGGAGTTAATTACCGTACATACTGATGGCAACGAACAACATGATGTCATCAAATTCTCACCTG ATGGCAAGTTCTTAGCCATTGGTTCCCATGACAACATGATCTACATCTACAATGTAAGCGATGACGGAAGGAAATATAACAAACATGGGAAGTTATCCGGACATAGCAGTTATATCACGCATTTTGATTGGTCGGCTGATTCTCAAAATATCCAATCAAATTCTGGAGATTATGAGCTTTTGTATT GGGATGTTCAAAGTTGTCGACAAATGACTTCAGCTCCTTCTATGCGAGATATTGAGTGGGCGACACAAAGTTGTACGTTAGGATTCACTGTGTTGG GTGTTTGGCCTGAAGGGGCTGATGGAACGGACATTAACAGCGTAGCTCGTTCTACTGAAGGCAAACTACTCGCTTCAGGTGACGACTTCGGGAAAGtccatttattcaaatatcctgcgGTACAACCAAGG AGTTCCAGCCATAATTACAGCGGACACAGCAGTCACGTGACATCGGTTCAATTCATGGCGGGCGACGATCGTTTGATATCTACGGGTGGACAAGATTGTAGCACTATGCAGTGGAAAGTGGTGTAG
- the LOC100180942 gene encoding echinoderm microtubule-associated protein-like 2 isoform X7 translates to MMTSRHRGNGKQPTFNAEDASVRMHLKGRPVVLYKPTDIETSYNINSSSALPDNKLKLEWVYGYRGRDCRSNLYSLPTGEIVYFVAAVVVLYDPKDGYQRHYLGHNDDVKCIAIHPDKLKIATGQVAGLELDGREFKHKTCRKPRLPQVHIWDAVSLTTLHVLDSFDRSVACLSFSKADGGAMLGVVDESNDHVLSVWNWQKEVKITEAKSSKDQVLLCEFNPQIQGSIVSCGKNHINFWSLEGGQLVKKQGLFERHEKPKYILCLGFTANGDVISGDSSGNVQVWTKGRKIAQILESAHDGPVFCICAIRDGFITGGKDGGIKKWSENLQTVKQTQLPEESGSVRTIASNDKGQLLVGTKKNSILLGDFEADFQTIVHGHVEELWCLAVHPSKAQFLTGAYDKQLVMWDATNHTSLWFKTFDDGIQSASFYPCDNNIIAVGMTTGRWLILDSSNLELITVHTDGNEQHDVIKFSPDGKFLAIGSHDNMIYIYNVSDDGRKYNKHGKLSGHSSYITHFDWSADSQNIQSNSGDYELLYWDVQSCRQMTSAPSMRDIEWATQSCTLGFTVLGVWPEGADGTDINSVARSTEGKLLASGDDFGKVHLFKYPAVQPRSSSHNYSGHSSHVTSVQFMAGDDRLISTGGQDCSTMQWKVV, encoded by the exons ATGATGACATCAAGACATCG tGGAAACGGCAAACAACCAACATTCAATGCTGAAGATGCTTCAGTGAGGATGCATTTAAAAGGACGACcagttgttttgtataaaccaACTGACATAGAAACATCATATAACATCAACTCATCTTCTGCACTACCTGATAATAAATTGAAACTGGAATGGGT GTATGGATATCGTGGAAGAGATTGTCGCTCAAACCTCTATTCGCTACCAACGGgtgaaattgtttattttgtcgCTGCAGTGGTCGTCCTGTATGATCCCAAGGATGGATATCAACGTCATTATCTTGGTCATAATGATGATGTGAAATG CATAGCCATTCACCCGGATAAACTGAAGATAGCAACAGGTCAAGTGGCGGGACTTGAGCTTGATGGAAGG gaattcaaacacaaaacttgtagaaag CCCCGTTTACCACAAGTTCATATCTGGGATGCGGTTAGTCTCACAACTCTTCATGTACTTGACTCATTTGATCGATCAGTTGCTTGCCTCAGCTTCTCAAAGGCT gaTGGTGGAGCAATGTTAGGCGTGGTTGATGAATCCAATGATCACGTACTATCTGTGTGGAATTGGCAGAAAGAAGTGAAAATTACTGAAGCCAAG TCTTCTAAAGACCAAGTATTGCTGTGTGAGTTCAACCCTCAGATCCAAGGAAGTATCGTCAGCTGTGGGAAAAACCACATCAACTTCTGGAGCTTGGAAGGTGGACAACTTGTTAAGAAGCAAGGACTTTTTGAG AGACATGAAAAGCCAAAATACATCTTGTGTCTTGGATTCACAGCAAATGGAGATGTTATATCTGGTGATTCAAGTGGTAATGTACAAGTGTGGACCAAGGGAAGAAAGATTGCCCAGATATTGGAG AGTGCACATGATGGTCCCGTGTTCTGTATATGCGCGATACGTGATGGATTTATTACTGGGGGCAAAGATGGCGGCATCAAAAAGTGGAGCGAAAATCTCCaaactgtaaaacaaacacag TTACCTGAAGAATCGGGTAGTGTTCGTACAATAGCGAGTAACGACAAAGGTCAGTTGTTGGTTGGGACGAAGAAAAATTCGATTCTCCTTGGAGACTTCGAGGCTGACTTCCAAACTATTGTTCAT GGCCATGTTGAAGAACTTTGGTGTCTTGCTGTCCATCCTTCAAAAGCTCAATTCCTCACAGGAGCTTACGACAAACAACTTGTTATGTGGGATGCTACTAACCATACTTCATTATGGTTTAAA ACATTCGATGATGGTATCCAATCAGCTTCCTTCTACCCATGTGACAACAACATCATCGCGGTTGGCATGACAACAGGACGATGGTTGATACTCGACTCATCTAACTTGGAGTTAATTACCGTACATACTGATGGCAACGAACAACATGATGTCATCAAATTCTCACCTG ATGGCAAGTTCTTAGCCATTGGTTCCCATGACAACATGATCTACATCTACAATGTAAGCGATGACGGAAGGAAATATAACAAACATGGGAAGTTATCCGGACATAGCAGTTATATCACGCATTTTGATTGGTCGGCTGATTCTCAAAATATCCAATCAAATTCTGGAGATTATGAGCTTTTGTATT GGGATGTTCAAAGTTGTCGACAAATGACTTCAGCTCCTTCTATGCGAGATATTGAGTGGGCGACACAAAGTTGTACGTTAGGATTCACTGTGTTGG GTGTTTGGCCTGAAGGGGCTGATGGAACGGACATTAACAGCGTAGCTCGTTCTACTGAAGGCAAACTACTCGCTTCAGGTGACGACTTCGGGAAAGtccatttattcaaatatcctgcgGTACAACCAAGG AGTTCCAGCCATAATTACAGCGGACACAGCAGTCACGTGACATCGGTTCAATTCATGGCGGGCGACGATCGTTTGATATCTACGGGTGGACAAGATTGTAGCACTATGCAGTGGAAAGTGGTGTAG